The Ipomoea triloba cultivar NCNSP0323 chromosome 4, ASM357664v1 DNA segment CTCTGCAGCCATACAGAGAAGGAATATAAGATGTAGGCATCAGTCTTAATGCTGTAGGCTAAAATTTTGTTGTATTACGGACCGGAATTgcttatatatttgtatttgtgTATGTCTATATACTAGACATGAATAGCTACACCCATCCATCCTGAAATTCTTGTCATTTATAATTCCATGTAGTCATTACTTGATTAGGTAGGTAGTATACATTCTTGCCTTTTAGGATAGAGATTGACAATAGTGAAAAGCTAATGTCGTCTGCATTGCCTGGCCTAGATTTGTTTGAGTTCTTGTAATTTCCTTCCTATTGTATCGCCAAAAAAAGTACTGCTTTGAGCATGGGAATGCAGGAGGTGATATCTAGTTATGATTgcttgcccaatttataaaaaccATTTGCTAAatagaaattatgaattttatcCTTCTCTTCAAATGAATTAATATGAAACTTGAAAGTGATCTCAGACAATGTTTCCAAATCCCGCCATTTACTATTGGAATTTGGAAACAATATCCTGGACTCCAATTGAAAATGAATGCCTGGATTTCAGAATGGTGGGGCTGGAGTTAATCATTCTTGTGGTGgaagaattgagaaaaattaTATCAATGGTTGTGGGCTTGGAGTGGATTAAGGGTTTCACATTGGCAACCCCTTGAGATCTTTGTAggtttgagcatatataatatataaacataaatgtgcaatccaactatcagcaacttttagttgagatggagcacatgctttaaagGTATTAGAGCCAACCCCAtgccaaaggtcatgggtttgaagACTATgatccacgtgttgcttggagcaACCAGTTCGCACACTTGAGGGGGCATGTTGAACATATAATGAGTCTGCATATGACACCATTGTTGGCAACATAAAGGAGGATCATCTCTAAACAGTCTAGAACAAGGTAACTTCAAGGTGGGTAGTGGGAAGAGATCTCATTTCTTCTGATTGCTTGATTGGCCATTCTCCTTTGGAAGATATTTTTCATAACCTTAAAAGGATTTGATACATATCCCAAGTCTATGGATGTGCAAAGTTATGCATACAAATCATGTTTTGAAGCAACTTTGATGAACAAATTCCCAAAGAAGTGACGGTGAATGTAAAATTGGATGAATTACAATGTCTGAGAGATCTAAGGAAAGTCCTTCGGAGCTCTTACTATAGGACCCTGAAGGTGAAAAATACCCCAAAATGCCCAAATTTCCTTGGAAGGCCTATAGTTACATAGCTGCTTTTGACTCAGTTCTAATATTCTTCCAGATAGCAACTGGCACTCTGGCAGAGAAGGGAACATGTGCTGGTGAACAGGTTCTATACGTGAAGAAACAGTTGACCATATTCTCTCATTATTCACCCTCTGAAATAACAGCTAATATCTGGAATTATGTTTTCGCTGTTTTCTGAAATTCACTGGCTGATACTGATGATTACAAGGAGCTCCTGTTGGTATGATTGTCTGGAGAGGTTGTTAGTAAACGAGTTCCAAAACTGTGGTAGTCAGGAAAGAGACTAAGAGAGTATTGGTTGCTCTTTTGATGGGGTAGAAAGTCCTGAGCTTAGGCTTAAGAATAGATTATCTGGTGGGCATTATTTTCAAGTTAACGGGAAACTTGTAGCTGATTGTGTAGACCTATTTAGCTCTTCACAATTATGAGTCATTGTTAGAGTTTTCTAAGCCCCTGCTTGGTGCTGAACAAAAGAGGTTTActtcttttttaataaatgcATGGTTTGCTTAAAGAATTGCCTACTATTCTTATTGGTGAACATAAAAAATGGTCCTGCATGAACTTTTTGCACAATAGGCCAGGAAACAGAGAATATATTCTCCTCCAAAATACGAATGACCTAAGATGGCCCTTCTTTGCTATCAAGTTACTGAAATGTGCCTGGTTTCAATTTTCTGTATCTTGAAATCGTGATTTTTAGAATATGCCTTGTACATTACCTTACGTTATATGGTTCAAATTTGTACAGCAGCACTTGCAATCACCGACTTCTGGCAACTTGGAAGGTGAAGGAGTTGTCCCCCATGCTGCCAATTCTGAGAATACCGAGAAGAGTAAGAAAGGTGATTACATGAATCCACATCATCCTCAAGAAGATCCCAAGGCTGGATCCAAAGTCTTAGAGGGATTAGATGGCTCAAGGACATTAACTGACTCTCCTCAAAATCAACATAGTGGTGCAAAACCCGAAAGCAGCAAAACAGATATGGAAACGCCGAAGGGCCCTGAACCTTTGAAACCAAAACACGAGCGGCAGCTGAGTCAAGAAGAAGGTGATTTACGGAGAACTACTGATTCTCCCTTGCGACATGAGAGTGCTGGAAGAAAATCCCCTCTCGAGTCGCCTCTTCATCGCAATGCTGGTTTCAGTGCTGGTGATACCCCAAAGAGAGCTTCTCGTCAAAGTGATCGCAGCCTTGAAGTTTCGCCACTGCACCCTCATTCCCATGCAAGGCTTGGAGGTAAAGGGAGCGGGGTTTCTTCTCCCTCGTGGGAAAGAAAAGGTTCATCTGAAGGTGGCCGTGGAATAGCTCCCTCAACACCTGCGAGGTCCCGGCTTAGACCAGTTG contains these protein-coding regions:
- the LOC116015289 gene encoding RPM1-interacting protein 4-like isoform X1, which encodes MAQHLQSPTSGNLEGEGVVPHAANSENTEKSKKGDYMNPHHPQEDPKAGSKVLEGLDGSRTLTDSPQNQHSGAKPESSKTDMETPKGPEPLKPKHERQLSQEEGDLRRTTDSPLRHESAGRKSPLESPLHRNAGFSAGDTPKRASRQSDRSLEVSPLHPHSHARLGGKGSGVSSPSWERKGSSEGGRGIAPSTPARSRLRPVAKVDDTPDNSPVVPKFGDWDDNDPASAEQFTQVFDRVRDDKLSGAGKVPALPTDASYSNSERQYRNENAKGCSCFPWVRK
- the LOC116015289 gene encoding RPM1-interacting protein 4-like isoform X2 — its product is MAHLQSPTSGNLEGEGVVPHAANSENTEKSKKGDYMNPHHPQEDPKAGSKVLEGLDGSRTLTDSPQNQHSGAKPESSKTDMETPKGPEPLKPKHERQLSQEEGDLRRTTDSPLRHESAGRKSPLESPLHRNAGFSAGDTPKRASRQSDRSLEVSPLHPHSHARLGGKGSGVSSPSWERKGSSEGGRGIAPSTPARSRLRPVAKVDDTPDNSPVVPKFGDWDDNDPASAEQFTQVFDRVRDDKLSGAGKVPALPTDASYSNSERQYRNENAKGCSCFPWVRK